One Anser cygnoides isolate HZ-2024a breed goose chromosome 6, Taihu_goose_T2T_genome, whole genome shotgun sequence genomic region harbors:
- the LOC136791083 gene encoding uncharacterized protein isoform X1 encodes MSESIVQTLLDPRQARCHDHCPGQLSQCPSALSGQHLRRTGLGGAAREGRRTAGRSGRSLRAVSPPPRLHVGAFSCRGFFVLRPRALAAGDMPLPSADSLRAGPARGGGGRETPTAKPSRQGELGVRAGPAPTVKTRRRKRSAFSREHRGQVEKASRWSSELGGVPRPLWQLWRRPRLRWRLLSLLSPLSPLLPLFPAPGDPRQPPVTGPVAPGSRTCGPLCPPPRRPSRQQSCQHRIAHRLYVRFRPEHLSLSQMRTMTIVNKPKSSKSKKPSSRRSGKSKKPSTKKPMSRTANWGRIPPAEDSSQVSVAQGCGGAIYCRSSEKSKPFAQRDLIVNDGIAPPQRILFPPEKIRMDWQETQSVGVGLYNLGNTCFLNATLQCLTYTPPLANYMLSLEHSQSCEYFLTVF; translated from the exons atgtctgagagcattgttcaaacacttctggacccccgtcaggctcggtgccacgaccactgccctgggcagctgtcccagtgcccgagcgccctctcagggcagcacctgaggcgcacggggctcggcggggcggcccgggaggggaggaggacggcGGGGCGAAGCGGCCGCTCCCTCAGAGCCGtctccccgccgcctcgcctGCACGTCGGGGCTTTTTCGTGTCGGGGCTTTTTCGTGTTGCGCCCTCGGGCTCTCGCCGCGGGCGACATGCCGCTCCCCAGCGCGGACAGCTTGCGCGCGGGGcctgcccgcggcggcggcgggagggaaaCCCCAACCGCAAAGCCCTCCCGGCAGGGAGAGCTCGGGGTGAGGGCCGGTCCGGCACCGACAGTAAAGACACGCCGGAGGAAACGCTCTGCTTTTAGCCGTGAGCACCGCGGCCAGGTTGAAAAGGCGTCACGCTGGAGCTCCGAGTTGGGCGGCGTTCCGAGGCCGTTGTGGCAGTTGTGGAGACGGCCTCGGCTGAGGTGGcggctgctgtcgctgctgtcccctctgtcTCCGCTGTTGCCGCTGTTCCCGGCGCCTGGagacccccggcagccccctgtgacaggacctgtggccccggggagcaggaccTGTGGCCCCCTGTGCCCGCCGCCTCGTCGGCCATCCCGGCAGCaatcctgccagcacagaataGCTCACCGGCTTTACGTGCGTTTCAGG CCAGAACATTTGTCTCTGTCGCAGATGAGAACAATGACCATAGTTAACAAGCCCAAATCTTCAAAGTCTAAAAAGCCATCTTCAAGGCGGTCTGGCAAATCCAAGAAACCGAGTACTAAAAAACCGATGTCACGCACCGCAAACTGGGGCCGGATACCACCTGCAGAAGATTCAAGCCAAGTCTCTGTGGCCCAGGGATGTGGAGGTGCTATTTATTGTAGATCCTCTGAAAAATCTAAGCCTTTTGCCCAAAGAGATCTAA ttgttaatgATGGAATTGCTCcgccacaaaggattctttttccacctgagaagatacgtatggattggcaagaaacacaaagtgttggagttggcctgtacaatcttggcaacacgtgttttcttaatgctactctacagtgtttgacctacacccccccacttgccaattacatgctttctcttgagcacagccagtcatgtgagtactttctaacagtattttaa
- the LOC136791083 gene encoding uncharacterized protein isoform X2, whose translation MSESIVQTLLDPRQARCHDHCPGQLSQCPSALSGQHLRRTGLGGAAREGRRTAGRSGRSLRAVSPPPRLHVGAFSCRGFFVLRPRALAAGDMPLPSADSLRAGPARGGGGRETPTAKPSRQGELGVRAGPAPTVKTRRRKRSAFSREHRGQVEKASRWSSELGGVPRPLWQLWRRPRLRWRLLSLLSPLSPLLPLFPAPGDPRQPPVTGPVAPGSRTCGPLCPPPRRPSRQQSCQHRIAHRLYVRFRMRTMTIVNKPKSSKSKKPSSRRSGKSKKPSTKKPMSRTANWGRIPPAEDSSQVSVAQGCGGAIYCRSSEKSKPFAQRDLIVNDGIAPPQRILFPPEKIRMDWQETQSVGVGLYNLGNTCFLNATLQCLTYTPPLANYMLSLEHSQSCEYFLTVF comes from the exons atgtctgagagcattgttcaaacacttctggacccccgtcaggctcggtgccacgaccactgccctgggcagctgtcccagtgcccgagcgccctctcagggcagcacctgaggcgcacggggctcggcggggcggcccgggaggggaggaggacggcGGGGCGAAGCGGCCGCTCCCTCAGAGCCGtctccccgccgcctcgcctGCACGTCGGGGCTTTTTCGTGTCGGGGCTTTTTCGTGTTGCGCCCTCGGGCTCTCGCCGCGGGCGACATGCCGCTCCCCAGCGCGGACAGCTTGCGCGCGGGGcctgcccgcggcggcggcgggagggaaaCCCCAACCGCAAAGCCCTCCCGGCAGGGAGAGCTCGGGGTGAGGGCCGGTCCGGCACCGACAGTAAAGACACGCCGGAGGAAACGCTCTGCTTTTAGCCGTGAGCACCGCGGCCAGGTTGAAAAGGCGTCACGCTGGAGCTCCGAGTTGGGCGGCGTTCCGAGGCCGTTGTGGCAGTTGTGGAGACGGCCTCGGCTGAGGTGGcggctgctgtcgctgctgtcccctctgtcTCCGCTGTTGCCGCTGTTCCCGGCGCCTGGagacccccggcagccccctgtgacaggacctgtggccccggggagcaggaccTGTGGCCCCCTGTGCCCGCCGCCTCGTCGGCCATCCCGGCAGCaatcctgccagcacagaataGCTCACCGGCTTTACGTGCGTTTCAGG ATGAGAACAATGACCATAGTTAACAAGCCCAAATCTTCAAAGTCTAAAAAGCCATCTTCAAGGCGGTCTGGCAAATCCAAGAAACCGAGTACTAAAAAACCGATGTCACGCACCGCAAACTGGGGCCGGATACCACCTGCAGAAGATTCAAGCCAAGTCTCTGTGGCCCAGGGATGTGGAGGTGCTATTTATTGTAGATCCTCTGAAAAATCTAAGCCTTTTGCCCAAAGAGATCTAA ttgttaatgATGGAATTGCTCcgccacaaaggattctttttccacctgagaagatacgtatggattggcaagaaacacaaagtgttggagttggcctgtacaatcttggcaacacgtgttttcttaatgctactctacagtgtttgacctacacccccccacttgccaattacatgctttctcttgagcacagccagtcatgtgagtactttctaacagtattttaa
- the LOC136791084 gene encoding uncharacterized protein isoform X1: MSESIVQTLLDPRQARCHDHCPGQLSQCPSALSGQHLRRTGLGGAAREGRRTAGRSGRSLRAVSPPPRPHVGAFSCRGFFVSRPRALAAGDMPLPSADSLRAGPARGGGGRETPTAKPSRQGELGVRAGPAPTVKTRRRKRSAFSREHRGQVEKASRWSSELGGVPRPLWQLWRRPRLRWRLLSLLSPLSPLLPLFPAPGDPRQPPVTGPVAPGSRTCGPLCPPPRRPSRQQSCQHRIAHRLYVRFRPEHLSLSQMRTMTIVNKPKSSKSKKPSSRRSGKSKKPSTKKLMSRTANWGRIPPAEDSSQVSVAQVLVIEEEIIQYCLVCYICDVLFRGCAWKIQNICARVT; the protein is encoded by the exons atgtctgagagcattgttcaaacacttctggacccccgtcaggctcggtgccacgaccactgccctgggcagctgtcccagtgcccgagcgccctctcagggcagcacctgaggcgcacggggctcggcggggcggcccgggaggggaggaggacggcGGGGCGAAGCGGCCGCTCCCTCAGAGCCGtctccccgccgcctcgcccgcaCGTCGGGGCTTTTTCGTGTCGGGGCTTTTTCGTGTCGCGCCCTCGGGCTCTCGCCGCGGGCGACATGCCGCTCCCCAGCGCGGACAGCTTGCGCGCGGGGcctgcccgcggcggcggcgggagggaaaCCCCAACCGCAAAGCCCTCCCGGCAGGGAGAGCTCGGGGTGAGGGCCGGTCCGGCACCGACAGTAAAGACACGCCGGAGGAAACGCTCTGCTTTTAGCCGTGAGCACCGCGGCCAGGTTGAAAAGGCGTCACGCTGGAGCTCCGAGTTGGGCGGCGTTCCGAGGCCGTTGTGGCAGTTGTGGAGACGGCCTCGGCTGAGGTGGcggctgctgtcgctgctgtcccctctgtcTCCGCTGTTGCCGCTGTTCCCGGCGCCTGGagacccccggcagccccctgtgacaggacctgtggccccggggagcaggaccTGTGGCCCCCTGTGCCCGCCGCCTCGTCGGCCATCCCGGCAGCaatcctgccagcacagaataGCTCACCGGCTTTACGTGCGTTTCAGG CCAGAACATTTGTCTCTGTCGCAGATGAGAACAATGACCATAGTTAACAAGCCCAAATCTTCAAAGTCTAAAAAGCCATCTTCAAGGCGGTCTGGCAAATCCAAGAAACCGAGTACTAAAAAACTGATGTCACGCACCGCAAACTGGGGCCGGATACCACCTGCAGAAGATTCAAGCCAAGTCTCTGTGGCCCAAgtgttagtaatagaagaagaaataatacaatattgtttagtatgttacatttgcgatgtactgttccgaggctgcgcttggaagatacaaaatatatgtgcaagggtaacatga
- the LOC136791084 gene encoding uncharacterized protein isoform X2 yields the protein MSESIVQTLLDPRQARCHDHCPGQLSQCPSALSGQHLRRTGLGGAAREGRRTAGRSGRSLRAVSPPPRPHVGAFSCRGFFVSRPRALAAGDMPLPSADSLRAGPARGGGGRETPTAKPSRQGELGVRAGPAPTVKTRRRKRSAFSREHRGQVEKASRWSSELGGVPRPLWQLWRRPRLRWRLLSLLSPLSPLLPLFPAPGDPRQPPVTGPVAPGSRTCGPLCPPPRRPSRQQSCQHRIAHRLYVRFRMRTMTIVNKPKSSKSKKPSSRRSGKSKKPSTKKLMSRTANWGRIPPAEDSSQVSVAQVLVIEEEIIQYCLVCYICDVLFRGCAWKIQNICARVT from the exons atgtctgagagcattgttcaaacacttctggacccccgtcaggctcggtgccacgaccactgccctgggcagctgtcccagtgcccgagcgccctctcagggcagcacctgaggcgcacggggctcggcggggcggcccgggaggggaggaggacggcGGGGCGAAGCGGCCGCTCCCTCAGAGCCGtctccccgccgcctcgcccgcaCGTCGGGGCTTTTTCGTGTCGGGGCTTTTTCGTGTCGCGCCCTCGGGCTCTCGCCGCGGGCGACATGCCGCTCCCCAGCGCGGACAGCTTGCGCGCGGGGcctgcccgcggcggcggcgggagggaaaCCCCAACCGCAAAGCCCTCCCGGCAGGGAGAGCTCGGGGTGAGGGCCGGTCCGGCACCGACAGTAAAGACACGCCGGAGGAAACGCTCTGCTTTTAGCCGTGAGCACCGCGGCCAGGTTGAAAAGGCGTCACGCTGGAGCTCCGAGTTGGGCGGCGTTCCGAGGCCGTTGTGGCAGTTGTGGAGACGGCCTCGGCTGAGGTGGcggctgctgtcgctgctgtcccctctgtcTCCGCTGTTGCCGCTGTTCCCGGCGCCTGGagacccccggcagccccctgtgacaggacctgtggccccggggagcaggaccTGTGGCCCCCTGTGCCCGCCGCCTCGTCGGCCATCCCGGCAGCaatcctgccagcacagaataGCTCACCGGCTTTACGTGCGTTTCAGG ATGAGAACAATGACCATAGTTAACAAGCCCAAATCTTCAAAGTCTAAAAAGCCATCTTCAAGGCGGTCTGGCAAATCCAAGAAACCGAGTACTAAAAAACTGATGTCACGCACCGCAAACTGGGGCCGGATACCACCTGCAGAAGATTCAAGCCAAGTCTCTGTGGCCCAAgtgttagtaatagaagaagaaataatacaatattgtttagtatgttacatttgcgatgtactgttccgaggctgcgcttggaagatacaaaatatatgtgcaagggtaacatga